In one Solanum lycopersicum chromosome 11, SLM_r2.1 genomic region, the following are encoded:
- the LOC101252348 gene encoding uncharacterized protein has protein sequence MEGVGARFGRSSTRYGPTTVFTGPVRRWKKKWVHVSSSKNNHQSTAANGRVNGSNVSHLVFLKWTPITASQNNNNNNSSADKDGDSKSPDKDDDVPIEEPPKRKFKYIPVALLENQNNETSDQDEDEAKPIVADANTGEPTSQADDCDEKPDINDVPMEENQDPEDKPPERQDLNENTLDLSLESTGQEEKDADSKTIQTEEDKLDKVN, from the exons ATGGAAGGAGTAGGTGCCAGATTCGGCCGTTCATCAACTAGGTACGGTCCGACCACTGTATTTACCGGTCCGGTTCGGAGATGGAAGAAGAAATGGGTTCACGTCAGCTCCAGCAAAAACAATCACCAATCGACCGCCGCTAACGGCAGAGTTAATGGCAGTAATGTCTCTCATCTCGTGTTTTTGAAGTGGACTCCGATTACTGCCAgccaaaataacaacaacaataacagtAGCGCCGATAAGGATGGCGATTCCAAAAGCCCCGATAAGGACGATGACGTTCCGATCGAGGAACCTCCCAAACGTAAATTCAAGTATATTCCG GTTGCTCTGcttgaaaatcaaaataatgaGACATCAGACCAGGATGAGGATGAAGCTAAACCAATAGTGGCTGATGCAAATACCGGGGAGCCAACATCTCAAGctgatgattgtgatgaaaaaCCTGACATCAATGATGTGCCGATGGAAGAAAATCAG GATCCAGAGGATAAACCTCCAGAAAGACAAGATTTAAATGAAAACACATTGGACTTGTCTCTGGAATCCACGGGTCAGGAGGAAAAAGATGCTGACTCGAAAACCATTCAGACCGAAGAGGATAAATTGGACAAAGTGAACTAG